One segment of Methanolinea mesophila DNA contains the following:
- a CDS encoding 4Fe-4S dicluster domain-containing protein, translating to MQSTPISLFIEIYVDPSICTGCGTCVDQCSMGVFEMAKKVAEPIRGNSCIGCFQCKNFCPTGAIQTRWVMRA from the coding sequence ATGCAATCCACGCCGATATCGCTGTTCATCGAGATATACGTTGATCCCTCGATATGCACCGGGTGCGGGACCTGCGTGGACCAGTGCTCCATGGGGGTGTTCGAGATGGCGAAGAAGGTCGCTGAACCGATCCGGGGGAATTCATGCATCGGGTGCTTCCAGTGCAAGAATTTCTGCCCAACGGGGGCGATTCAGACCCGGTGGGTTATGCGGGCGTGA